The genomic interval TAAACAAgtccttatttttttattatgttcaattaAACCTTGTACTTTCACTTTGGGTCAAATAAGCctttatgattaatgattgactaattTTCATTAGTCGAAAtgtcacttatcattttatatcctGTGACATTGACTCGTGTGCTGATATGCAGGGTAAAAAATGCAACATGAACATGTCACTATGCCACATCAACATTatgtgatataaaatgacaagtggtACTTTGACTAAGTCAATTGTCACAACTCAATCCCGTACCATGACCAGTGCGAAGACCAAGAACACAAGTCCCttaacccaagcaagcctcacACTCGACAAGTACACATATACATGGTACAATCATAAGTACACTCGAATGTCTGTAAACTTCAACTACAATTGCATAGATGTACTCTCATTCATCAATAAAGCATCGAGCTCATATTGGCTCTTACATATATATCAAGTTATGATGTCTTACATTTTGCACAACTTGTGTGCTCATGTGGGCCCTCGAACCATCGTACTAAACCATATGccatacatatacatatgcaTGACCATACATATGTGATATCAAGTATGTTGCCATTCTTGGCTACAAGGTAAGAGTGTAAACTAACAGTCGTAGTTACATAACCAAAATAAACCCGTTAGCGAAGCGTAACTGACATAAGTAGGCTTCATAATCGACTGTTAAGCATACCTATCAAACGAGACTTGACAATCCTTCCTGAGATGGCAATCCAAGCTAAGTCAAGTATCTAAAAACTAGAAGCATGAgatttaaaaatgtgagtataactcagtgagtgaataaTGTAAGGGAACAAGTTAAGCATGATTTGTTAATAATACATTGCCTTTATTTGTAAACATTgcaaatttgttttcaaagatAAATCCCATTCAAATCATGCATGAACAATGTGTTGTGCATTAATTAGGCGAACTTATACATGTATGAAAACTCCTTTAGAAGTTGGGAGAAACGTACTAACCAATGGCCTTTGAAAAACACTCAAAAGGAAAACATAACTTAATTTTGGTATAAAGGGATCGACCTTTCTTACCTTGGGGGTTGATCACTAGCACATGGAAACATTTCTGGAGGTTCTAGCTTTCGAGGATCGATCTTTTCTAACTTTAAGGGTTGATCCCTTATGGCTAGAAAGCCTTTACACAGTTATTGGATGCTAGggatcaaatatttttatttcgaGGTTGATCCTTCATGGCCAAAAGCACTTAATAACTTTTGGATGACAACGATTGACCTTCTGAGTTTCAGGGGTAGATCCCTGTTGACCATAATGCAACTTTTGAGTTCTTTTGAACTCTAAATTTGGTCTAACAAAAGGGAATCCACATTCCACCATCATACATTTATCTCAAAAgctcattccatcaaatatccAATCTTGTTACATCTCAAAAGAAGGATCGCAATCCAAACCCATAAATAGCTTAACCAAACACCATTTCAAGAATCAATCCAAGTGTTGCCTAAGTGGACCTTTGAATTAAAAACCAAGTTTAAGCCAAAGGTCTTTCGACCAGTGGAGTAGTGTCATAACCCTAAATTCTTAGGGCATCAAGCATGTGTCTTACTCTCCACACATGTCTAGCATAAAGCCTTACTAGACACACATGTCTAGCATAAAGCCTTACTAGATAGGCATCAAGCATGTGTTTTATCCCCACCACACATGTTTGGCACCAAACCTTGTTAGCTAAGCTCAAGCATGTGTCTTGCTTCAGCATACATGTGCAACACGATACCTCTTGCTAGATAGGGATAACAAACATGTGTTTCATTGAGCACACATGTCTAGCACCAAACCTTCATAGATAGGTTAAAGCATGTGTTTTACTCAAGCACAAATGTCCACCATCATAGCCTTTGCTAGATAGGGATAACAAGCAACTGTCTCATCGAGCACACATGTCTAACACCATGGCTTCTGCTAAATAGGAATAATAAGTATTGTGCACAATGACTAATATCCATTGTTGCTAGCTATAGTTGTAACAAAAGAAACTCTATTATACTTATAACACAACTATTTGAGTGAAAGCATTCACCTTCACAATATAAGCATTATTAATGCACCTTTACCCCATATCATCAAGAAGGGTTTATTGTCATCAATAGCAAACCTTACTCTAAGGTTGCACACATAGATAGTGAGCATTGCTCTTACATTTGTTTTTGATCGAAAATATGTCAAGTATAGCCACTGACTGGCACACATTCTATTCCTACAAACATCATTTTGAAGAAGAAATCCTTAAAAAGGCTTGTTCCATATGCATTTTCAAATACCATAATAGTATGCGTGtgtatacacacacacatatacaataataCCAAAACACATTTAATGGACAATTTCATCACAAATTCATTTTGGAACTCAACATTGAAACATGGAATCTAGTGAGCATGCAAAACATAGTTTATGCATATTTACATAACAAAGTAGTTTAAATGCAATTTACTCATCTTTAATGCCTCCTTGCTACACTCACAAAATAGCTCAACACACCTtgctccaaattaatccttgGAGTCTCAATGGACCCTAAATTGACCACATTTCATATAAATTCCTcttaaatttcttaatttgaaACTAGCTGATTAAAATCTTGACTAGTTCCTACAACTTCATTCAATTCATTTTCACTAACCATCTAATCTTCAAAGTTACAAATTAAGGGAGTCCTTATCTTGGTGAGCTTATGAGAGAGAATTTCCACCACAAACCCTTAGGTTGgagacaaaaacaaaactaacTAAATTGAAAGTTGGAAagtcttaatctcaccttagaTTCAACTTTTAGAGCTTCAATTTAGCCTAATTTGAGAGGGAATTGAAGGGGTGAAGGAATTGGAAGAGTTGAAGgtgaaaggaagaaagaagaatgaaaaagcttaaacaaaaatgaaagggTAGATAGGCCAATGGAGGGTTGATCTCTACTAAAAGGGGGTCGATCCCTCTAAGACAAATTACAGAATTGGCTTTCCTTTGCTAAGTTTCTTGTTTCCTTGTCCTTCAGATgccttttttcacttgtattAATAAGTTTAAGGGTAAATTCTAAGAATATTTGGGTTGGTAAAAAGTGTTTCCATGAGCTCACCAAGTGAATTCCCTATTTTGCCCTTGTATGCTAAATTGTAGCTCTACATTCTCTCCTCTTTAAGgaaattcgtcctcgaatttataaaaagattaCTCACCTAAATCGAGCCTTATCATGGGTGATCAATACAGACTAGAGACCATGGGATAAATACCAAATCTTTAATGAGATTGATGCTTTGTGGCAATCACTTGGTGTGATTTTCTTTATGCATATTCTAAAGGAAGGCAACTCCTTTGTAGATTCCCTCATTAAATTTGGAGTTAACAAGCATATTGATGTTGTGGTGCAATAGTTGGGGCATAGCGTGGGTCGCTCCTAAAAAGGCCACAGGTACACTTGTTACATGGAATGATACAAGCATTAAAATGGAAAATCTAAGCATGTGGAAAATGACCTTTTTCGTGATTGTTTGGTTGATATGGTTGCACCACAATGACATGGTTTTTAATGGAAAAGTTTGGGATAACGAGCAAGTTTTTGATATGGTAAACGCCCTTGTGTGGTGGTTGCTAGTTACAACTAGTGATTGATTACCCTACCAATGTAGGTGAAATCAATTGTAGTTCCCTTCCTACATTGGTAGGGGAAATCAGTTGGTAGTTTCAACTAGCAACTACAATTCTATGTCATTCATTTCTACTAGGAAACTATTGGTAAGAAGAAAACTAATTGCATTGTGTTGATAATGTTGTTGCCTTATTTTTGCCATAGAAAACTacacaacataaaaaaaaaaaatcaaagtcatCAGCTACTGATTTGCTAGATGTTGTACTGTTAGAAAAGTCTGATGATGTTGTGTGGTTGATATTTTGGTTGATTTGCCATAttggttgttgttgttgttattTTGACTATTGcactaattattttttgtaactAAATGGATATTAGAATTCTTTTTGTGTTTAAAGTTTGTATTTTTGCAAGTAAACTTGATCTTTTTGTAACTAAAGttgatatttttgtaattGGTTTGTAACTTTAACCAAATTGTTGCATTTTCTTGGTTTCCagaacaaattggaaattCATACTATGATGTCATTTCATGGTATATTTTATCTTAGATTGCATAAATggatcaacaaaacaaaagataGCAGGGTTTCATATTACAAGTAGAAATTGCATTTAACTAATGGGGCATTTTAAATAACCCTTAAAGAtaacatgttttcaaaaataaccgtttttataattttaattatttttaactaagttgaacaaaattacccctaatgaaATTACACGCTAtgatgttacacgtcatgtacaaaaatatattacacGTCATGATTATGTTGTTACACTTCATGtgcaaaaacatgtgacacgttatggttaggttgttacacaccatgtatagaaacatgtgacacgccatgtacaaaaacatgtgacatgccatggttaggttgttaaaCACCATGTACAGAAACATatgacacgccatgtacaaaaacatgtgacatgccatggttaggttgttaaaCACCATGTACAGAAACATAtgacacgtcatgtacaaaaacatgtaacacgtcatggttaggttgttacacgccatgtacaaaaatatgttacatGTCATGATTAGGTTGTTAGACGCCATGTGCAAAAACAtatgacacgccatggttaggttgttacacacAATGTACAGAAACATATGACACGcaatgtacaaaaacatgtgacatgccatggttaggttgttgCACACCATGTAcagaaacatgtgacacgtcatgcaCAAAAACATGTGGCATGCCATAGTTAgattgttacacgccatattgaaaaaaatactattgttacacgccatgtacaaaaatatgttacacgccatggttaaaaaaggttgttacatgccatgttgaaaaaaaatactgttgttacacgtcatgttgaaaaaaatattattgttacatatcatattcaaaaacattttgttacactttaatgtttaaaatgttgttgttacttatgaaccaaaacttcaaattctctcaactttcttcatttctttttgtttttttgacaatttggcaccgattaaagtgtttctaacatattttcataaatcaaaatataaattttcttatctaaaacacctatttcaactaaaaataaatttttggtttttgaaaatccaagtttataaattttaattttttgaatttattggTGTCTAGGTCCcaaattgattcaattaaaatttgtttcaaaCATTTGTGATCATTTCTACTGTTTTAGTTTTAcccaaaatacttaaaaatcaaaattttcaaatagtCACCCACCCAAGCACATCAAAACTATTGCTTGGTGTCTTAAAAACGCAAGAAAGAGAAGTTTGAAAATgcgagagagagaaatcgaaagCATAACAAACGAATGCCGAAGagagaaatcaataaaattttagagactgggatggtgagagagagaaatcagaaacacaaatgaggagaaattatgatgaatggtttaatttatttgaaatagttttaagggcatttttatcAAGTTATGACTAAATATAGCTAAAAAACAgttaaacttattttgatggttatttttaaaatatcctTATCAAAAAAGATTATTCCTCATAATTTCCTCCAATGTTAAATATCAAGTAATCTTGTtatacatttattttttttattaaattattgagTTGAAATTCGTgctttcaatttcaaagcttaTAAATACAAGCCGCAACTTTGATCATCTAAAACGAAAATTGCAACTGTTGCATCAAAGAATAtacttattaatttatttcgGAGAAGATCACGATGGAAGTTCGAATTACTTCAAGGGAAACTGTTCAACCATCTTCGCAGGAAGTTCATCTTCTCAAGCCATTCAAGCTCTCATTTTTGGACCAACTCATTCCAGCATTCTATGTTCCACTCATCTTCTTCTACACCCAATCCAGTAATTCCCATTTCGACAGCGCCCAAATCTTAGCCCGATTGAAAGAATCACTCTCAAAAACCTTGAAccaattttaccctttatcTGGCCGGACAATAGATAACTTTTGTATTGATTATTATAGGGAGGGAGTGCCATACATCGAAGCTCGAGTTAATGGCTACTTATCTGATTACCTTCAATCCAAAGAATTAGAAAAATTGAACCACTTGATTCCCTGCGAACCCTTTTGCTACTTTTCAGACCCAGCAGTAATTCCCCAACTAGCCGTTCAAGTGAACATCTTCGATTGTGGGGGAATAGCACTAGCTATGTGTTGTTCTCACAAGATCATTGATGCATCTACTGTATCTGCTTTTCTTAGAAGTTGGGCAGCTTTTTCTCGAGGTTCTAACGGTGAAATACCCCATCCTGATTTGTTAGAGGCATCTTCACGACTTTTTCCTCCTATGGATTCGATGCCaccaaattttttatcttccACAAGAACCCTTTGGTTCAAAGAAGAAAGGTACAAGACAAGGAGATTTGTGTTCGATGCCAATGCAATAGCCACTCTAATGTTTAAAGCGAAAAGCAAAAGTCTGGAGAATCCTTCTCGAGTGGAAGCACTGACAGCATTCATATGGAAATATGCCATGTTGGCTTGTGCATCAGCATCAGGAATTCTAAAGCCTTCTGTCTTATGCCAAGCAGTGAACTTACGACGTAAAATGAAGCCACGGTTACCGGATTATTCAATCGGCAACCTGATTTGGTTCGCAGCTTTCGCATATAACCCCGCTGACAAAGACATAGAGTTACATCACTTGGCCTATCTATTGAGAGAAGCAGTGGAGAATTACAACACTGATTACTTGCAATCTCTGCAAGGTGATGAAGGTTTTAAGGTTATAAGTGAGAAAGCAAATCAGGTAGCAGAATTTGCCACAAAAGGAAACGCACAAGTCTATGGTTTCTCTAGTTGGTTGAATTTTGGGATGCATCAAGTTGATTTTGGATGGGGAAAGCCAAGTTGGATTGGTATCCCAGGGGTAGTATCTCCTGCTTTTACTAATCTTACTTTTCTCAAAGAGATTGGACAGGAGAAGGCAGTAGAAGCATGGGTTActttagatgaaaaaaaaatgactatATTCGAACATGACCACGAGTTCCTTGCATTTGCCTCTCCTAATCCTCACTATGACAAGGTCAAGATTTAACAACATCCAAAAAGACATTCTTAAACAGTGAAACCATTCATGTTGTTAAGACTACGTTAGTTTCTTTCATATGAATGGTTTGAGTTGGGTCTAAAGCGCCAGATATCTGGCAATGAATTGAATCTTGTATGAGATAGAGAGCTGCAGTTCTGTTATAATTATGTTGCTGAATTGAGTGTGTTTGGTGGTCATGTGTGGTGCATAAACACATAAAATGGCCAGAACACATACGTTAATAAGTATGTATAATGAAGTGTTTTTATATGATGATTCAATGAATTCGAATAAAACATATGTTAAGCTTTGGTGTGTGTTTTAATCCAATAATTATCCACACGTTGATCTTCGCTTcatgattttagaaaaaaaggTAGGTGATTTGACTGCTGATAAAATGGGACCTTGTCAAATAAATAAAGCACATTTTTTGGGGGTTTGattcaaaacttttttttttctcagtcAATCATGCAATTTCATTAATGATAAGATAAGCGTTATAAGCTTCACATCTCATTTACTAAGATGGGCAATCCACAGCTATTAACATTTCATCTGAGTACATAATCACCTTCACAAAGACATAAAGTACATACACATCAATATGACTATTATATACCCTGAAGTCAGTATAGAGATTACAACAATTAAAGCTCATACCATCAAGCATAGAACAACTCCAAACCATCAACACCCAACTTTGCTAAAGAGTCCGCAAAATAATTTGCTTCCTTGGAAATATGAGTAATAATCACCCTCCTGATTTTTTCTGTAACCTGTCAATCTCAGAGAAAATCTTCTACTATCCCCAAGGCCTCAAGGATTCTTTCCTTACCCATGATACTACAGCAAGAGAGTCAAACTCTATCACTAGAGGTGGTTTTATAAAGTGCTGGTGGTATTCTATTGGTGATCAGCATTGTGCTGTGGCTGACATCTTATTTCTGGCACTATGCTATGGGGTTGCCCATTCTGCATTCTGGCTTCTCATCTTCTCGGGTACCTGGTGTTCTTTGCTATTTTACTCAAACTCTGAACTGTTGTGTTTTGAAAGAAGTCGAGATATGGCTGCATGATTCAGCTTCTGTTACAGGTAAGAAAAATAAGGATGAACAAAGTATGCTAAGCAAAGAACTAATACTTGGTTGTTAAAGGCATTTAATTACAACAGGTTCGTATGTGGATAATAGCCTACAATACTTTGTTACATGCATAAGACAAGGGTTAAAATGCTGTAAGAACTAAGCATGTATAACAACACGTATATACATTAGCTAAGAGGAGTAATGGCCGGTAGGGACTTAAGTTGAGCTTGCACACGTTTTAAACTGCTATTGCAAGCTGCATGCAAGTGTTAGCTTCAATACTCCTCCTTAATATCAACTCATTCATCATAAGCTGGAGCTTTGGTTTTGGTTATAGCCATGAACAAATGCTCTTTCGTTGCATCAACCTTCTCTTCTGTCTGAGTTGGCTTTTCTTGCGTCTCAGGTTTATTTTGTAAACCTTCTCCACATGTCCAAACTCATTGCATGTTCTTTTTTGTTCAAAGGTTTTTCAGATTGCAAAGCACCCTTGTCTTTGAACTTGGCTGTCAAAGCATTTTCTATGTTGTTGGCCATGCGTATTGCTTTCCTATGTTGTGTACTTGTAATGGAAACGGCATAAGATCAGAACATATGCAGTGGAAATTTAAAGTTTTGAAACAACAATGTAAAACTTGTGCAGCCAATCCATGGATCACCTTGAACGTATTAATACAAAATTATTGATCAAGAAATTAGTCTCAAAATTACCTAGCCAAGTCATGTAGTAATCACGATGGCAAAACCACTTTCAAAATGAAGCACACCACAAGGAAGCGGAAGAACTCAAGCCACCCATATGTTTGGCCTCCAATGATATCCATACGGTTGCATTTGAACCTTCACAAGGTGGGAGGCGTTTAACTACAGTTTTGTGTTAGCAAAATGAGCAactttttgctcttttcttttttctcacaCTCCTAGCCAAATCTAAATATTGAAGAACTTTTCTCCAAGTTTCACCACCACTAAAGGGATGACTACagtgtttttttttggttgaaagagttattttgacaacTTTTTGTCAAAACCCTTCAAAGAGTAGTTTGAAaagtgatatttatatctaggttaATTGGCTTCCTTTATTTGCAAACGAGCCTATAATATTATAACCTTTTAAAATAGTGGCCaaacacttaattaaaccattttaTTAAGTCCTTTGAGGCTAAAAATCTAGTGTATgatttaagtccaacttaaatcatcacactcccaatttaatttataatataaccTTTGTGAGTGACCATTATGTTCCTAATATGTTAGTAATGGAACtgaattgtaattttattaattaatataaatgcatcatagtcattttaaattgattaattaaattccaTAGAACAAGATTAGCATTTAGTAATATATCATGACCCCCAATTGTTAagagagtcaaagggttctttgacaacctttaaGTGTACAGTTTATTAGTGTAATTCGTTCCCTTATCATATATCctagagatgataagagcatgatgcaatgtctactcttattgatctccatatttgttaTTGTAATTAGATTATTAGTTTTATAGAgatttatgaaactcattgCCATAATTTCCAAATCACCTTggtcaaggatttgattaagctaatatcaaccaagaaccaTTAGAATATGCCCCCTTGAATCATTTCgagtgatgattcctatctcgACCACtaatttgccttcacatgcttcatactatatcCAAAAACATTCTAATTTAGTCTTTTTGGTAGGACCCATAgcgatgaaatcaaagtatagcACTCCACATGCAAGACAATCTGGTGTCTCATGTCTAAGGAGTATTTACAACACTAACACATAAGAAGTATTGTAGAGACACTAGAATGAGATATCAAATACACTTCTCATGTCGGGTCATATTCAGTAAATTTGCTTTCCAAAGGCAAACACCCATATGCCAgtttcaagtatctctatacttcaatcgATGAAGTTATttgcttacttcacaagtaaagAACATAGCACGTGCCGATCTTTAAGCATTATCAATGCCTTGTCTCGATAACACAATGATCAAGAACTTTTAAGAacaatgctttgatgcataaagatctcataattgtatctctatacaatttctttgcaagGTATATATAGTTCTATGGGCATCATCTACATAAGcataaatagtaattaaacTATAACTTATGAAAAAAGAACCATTTCTAtgttattataaataacaaaatgtcatacatgaatatctcaaattgTAACTTTCATACAACTATAGATTGGCTTGTAATGCTCACACTAATAGCTTGGAGAGTA from Theobroma cacao cultivar B97-61/B2 chromosome 5, Criollo_cocoa_genome_V2, whole genome shotgun sequence carries:
- the LOC18599181 gene encoding vinorine synthase; amino-acid sequence: MEVRITSRETVQPSSQEVHLLKPFKLSFLDQLIPAFYVPLIFFYTQSSNSHFDSAQILARLKESLSKTLNQFYPLSGRTIDNFCIDYYREGVPYIEARVNGYLSDYLQSKELEKLNHLIPCEPFCYFSDPAVIPQLAVQVNIFDCGGIALAMCCSHKIIDASTVSAFLRSWAAFSRGSNGEIPHPDLLEASSRLFPPMDSMPPNFLSSTRTLWFKEERYKTRRFVFDANAIATLMFKAKSKSLENPSRVEALTAFIWKYAMLACASASGILKPSVLCQAVNLRRKMKPRLPDYSIGNLIWFAAFAYNPADKDIELHHLAYLLREAVENYNTDYLQSLQGDEGFKVISEKANQVAEFATKGNAQVYGFSSWLNFGMHQVDFGWGKPSWIGIPGVVSPAFTNLTFLKEIGQEKAVEAWVTLDEKKMTIFEHDHEFLAFASPNPHYDKVKI